A region from the Pithys albifrons albifrons isolate INPA30051 chromosome Z, PitAlb_v1, whole genome shotgun sequence genome encodes:
- the LOC139684867 gene encoding LOW QUALITY PROTEIN: ESF1 homolog (The sequence of the model RefSeq protein was modified relative to this genomic sequence to represent the inferred CDS: inserted 1 base in 1 codon; deleted 2 bases in 1 codon), with protein MAKSSTRSKMSSQEEIQSDGQFSHVARDPRFWEMPEKEEKXKIDKQFRAMFHDKKFKMKYTVDKRGCPVNFSTTENLKFYALSESDSDPSEREEHAEKQKKKKKKKGKGEADSAEVPAGDLPGEEKKINKKGVEQTCEAETELSDLKKEGKKSKSKFSLKEDSKKTAGEVDPCQGNKGLLPEGGNKQGDASGGRLTSNQNKQKSSQPSGIESTKAPRRDLSLGGKIKDSDTCDQSVKNKSQLEEETSASRGCRIGRREAEDEETGEEEKPEDDGETDEDDSDSEDDEDSDSGPDLARGIGNIETSSEDDEDLNDLFPKEPEIEHSWCELDKDAPRGEEIASRLAVCNMDWDRLKAKDLLALFSSFTPKGGTVFSVKVFGSLTEEAIFVQDILLDCPAFRKSGCF; from the exons ATGGCCAAGTCTTCAACAAGATCAAAAATGTCATCCCAAGAGGAAATCCAGAGTGATGGGCAGTTCAGCCACGTCGCGAGGGATCCCAGGTTTTGGGAGATGCctgagaaagaggaga tcaAGATTGACAAGCAATTCCGAGCCATGTTCCATGACAAGAAGTTTAAGATGAAATACACTGTGGATAAAAGAGGCTGCCCTGTTAACTTTTCCACCACAGAGAACCTCAAGTTTTATGCCCTGTCAGAATCTGACTCTGATCCTTCAGAAAGAGAAGAACAcgctgaaaagcagaaaaagaaaaaaaagaaaaaa ggtaAAGGAGAAGCAGATTCTGCAGAGGTACCTGCTGGTGATCTCCcaggggaggagaagaaaataaacaaaaaaggagtGGAGCAAACATGTGAAGCGGAGACAGAACTAAGTGACCttaaaaaggaagggaaaaaaagcaaatctaAATTCAGCTTGAAAGAGGACTCAAAGAAAACTGCAGGGGAAGTTGATCCCTGTCAGGGAAACAAGGGCCTTTTACCGGAAGGGGGAAACAAGCAAGGAGATGCATCAGGAGGAAGACTGACTTCAAATCAAAACAAGCAGAAGTCTTCACAACCAAGTGGTATTGAATCAACTAAAGCTCCCAGGAGGGACCTTTCCCtaggagggaaaataaaagactCAG ACACCTGTGATCAAagtgtaaaaaataaaagccaattaGAGGAAGAAACTTCTGCAAGTAGAGGGTGCAGAATCGggagaagagaagcagaagatGAGGAAACAGGCGAGGAAGAGAAGCCAGAAGATGATGGAGAAACAGACGAAGACGACAGTGATTCAGAAGATGATGAAGACAGTGATAGTGGGCCTGATCTAGCCAGAGGCATAGGGAACATTGAGACCAGCTCAGAGGATGATGAGGATTTAAACGACCTGTTTCCAAAGGAGCCTGAGATCGAACATTCCTGGTGTGAGCTGGACAAGGATGCCCCTCGTGGAGAGGAG attgcAAGTAGATTGGCAGTTTGTAATATGGACTGGGATAGGCTGAAGGCAAAGGATTTGCTGGCTCTATTTAGTTCCTTCACACCCAAAGGAGGAACAGTATTTTCTGTTAAG GTTTTTGGCAGCCTGACTGAGGAGGCCATATTTGTCCAGGACATCCTGCTGGACTGCCCTGCATTTAGAAAATCTGgttgcttttaa
- the LOC139684868 gene encoding arginine-hydroxylase NDUFAF5, mitochondrial-like, protein MFGGDTLYELRCSLQLAELDREGGFSPHVSPFTAVADLGHLLARAGFNTLTVDTDEIQVNYPGLFEVMEDLQGMGESNCSWNRKPLLHRETMLAAAAIYREMYGNSDGSVPATFQVYYMIGWKYHGSQAKPAPRGSVTVSLGDLANIEGLISRGKK, encoded by the exons ATGTTCGGGGGGGACACGCTGTACGAGCTgcgctgctctctgcagctggcCGAGCTCGAcagggagggaggcttttccccACACGTGTCCCCCTTCACCGCCGTCGCCGATCTGGGACACCTGCTGGCCAGGGCTGGCTTTAACACCCTCACTGTG GATACTGATGAAATCCAAGTCAACTACCCAGGGTTGTTTGAGGTGATGGAAGACTTGCAAG GTATGGGGGAGAGTAATTGCTCTTGGAATAGAAAGCCTCTGCTACACAGGGAGACAAtgttggcagctgctgcaataTACCGAG AAATGTATGGAAATAGTGATGGCTCAGTACCTGCCACATTTCAGGTCTACTACATGATTGGCTGGAAATATCATGGATCACAG GCAAAACCAGCTCCGAGAGGTTCTGTAACTGTGTCACTGGGAGATCTGGCAAACATCGAAGGACTTATTtcgagaggaaaaaaatag